Part of the Kordiimonas pumila genome is shown below.
CCGGTAGCAGCCTTTAAGCATGTTGGTTTTGTAAAGCAGCTTCCAAAAACACGGTCAGGCAAAATATTGCGCGCAACACTGCGCAAAATTGCAGACGGCGAAACGGTTGTAACACCAGCCACAATCGATGACCCCCTCACGCTTGAATATGCACGTAATGCCTTTAAGGGCATGGGATTAGGGTAAGGACAAGACATGAAAAAAAATGACACACGGTTATGGATGTATTCAAACATGGTAAAAAGCCGTGTTTATGAAGAACGCATAAAGGTGGCATACCTTGAAGGCAAGCAGCCGCTTTTTAACATGGCAAAAGGCCCTGTGCCCGGCGAAATGCACCTTTCAAATGGGCAGGAACCCTGTGCTGTTGGTGTGTGTGCGCACCTGCGGGCTGATGATGCTGTTACCGCCACCCACCGCCCCCATCATATTGCCATTGCAAAAGGGGTGGACCTAAAAGGTATGACGGCAGAGATTTTTGGCAAGGAAGCAGGACTTTCTGGCGGCAAGGGCGGCCATATGCATATCTTTGATGCCAAGGTGAATTTTGCCTGTAGTGGTATTATTGCTGAAGGCATGGGCCCAGCGGTGGGCGCAGCGGTTGCTGCCAAAATGCGCGGTAGCGATGCGGTGGCAGTTTCTTTCATTGGCGAAGGGGCGGCGAACCAGGGGGCATTCCACGAATCTCTTAATCTGGCAGCGGTATGGAAAGCTCCCGTTGTTTTTATTATTGAAGATAATTCATGGGGTATTTCTGTTCATAAAGATAAGTCTACGGCGGTGAAACGCAATTCAGACCGTGCTTCAGCCTACGGTATGCCCGGCTATTTTATTGAAAAGAACGACCCAGACAAAATTTATGAAGTAGCAGGCGAAGCCATCAGCCGTGCTCGCAGGGGAGAAGGCCCCACGCTCATTGAAATAGAAACAGTGCGCCTTGAGGGGCACTTCATGGGCGATGCTGAAGGTTACCGCCCTGAGAGCGAAAAAACAGCGCTTGCGAGTATAGACCCAATCCCGCTTTACAGAGCAAAGCTGATAGCAGAAGGCATTGCAGAAGAGGCATTGCTGCACTCGATTGAAGCGAAAGCAACAGCCGAGGTAGATGCAGTTTTTGCATTTGCACGCGCAACGCCGTTACCGGCACCAGAGCAGGCATTTGACTGCGTTTTCATGGCTAAGCCAGCAGCATAAAGGGGGCAAATATGTCTACAGCAAAAAGAAAACTAACCATTGCCCGCGCCATGAGCGAAGCCATCGCGCAGGAGATGGAGGCAGATAGCAATGTTATTGTTATGGGCGAAGACATTGGCGCTTTAGGCGGTGTATTCGGCACCACACAAGGGCTTCTGGAAAAGTTTGGGCCAGAGCGGGTGCGCGATACGCCTATTTCAGAAACCGGCTTTATTGGCGCAGCGGTTGGCATGGCCGCTGCTGGCATGAAACCTGTTGTGGAACTGATGTTCGTTGATTTCTTCGGCGTATGTATGGATTCAATTTATAATCTGGCAGCAAAGCAGGCTTATTTCTCAGGCGGGCAAGTTACATGCCCCATGGTGCTCATGACATCAGTGGGCGGTGGCTACGGTGATGCAGGCCAGCATTCCCAGTGTCTTTATGCAACTTTTGGCCACTTGCCGGGGCTGAAGGTGGTAACACCGTCTAATGCGCGCGATGCAAAAGGCCTGATGATTGCGGCGATAAACGACCCGAACCCGGTTGTCTTTATGTTTCATAAGGCCCTGCAG
Proteins encoded:
- a CDS encoding alpha-ketoacid dehydrogenase subunit beta — encoded protein: MSTAKRKLTIARAMSEAIAQEMEADSNVIVMGEDIGALGGVFGTTQGLLEKFGPERVRDTPISETGFIGAAVGMAAAGMKPVVELMFVDFFGVCMDSIYNLAAKQAYFSGGQVTCPMVLMTSVGGGYGDAGQHSQCLYATFGHLPGLKVVTPSNARDAKGLMIAAINDPNPVVFMFHKALQGMGWLGTVKRSITDVPVERYEIPIGKAEVVKEGSDLTIVGFGATLHMALDAAEKLAQDGVHAEVIDLRSIVPLDRETVIKSVQKTGRLVVVDDDYKSYGVASEVITSVVETDGLIMKAAPQRVTFPDIPVPFSPALEHFVLPNADKVEAAARHVFSH
- a CDS encoding thiamine pyrophosphate-dependent dehydrogenase E1 component subunit alpha, whose product is MKKNDTRLWMYSNMVKSRVYEERIKVAYLEGKQPLFNMAKGPVPGEMHLSNGQEPCAVGVCAHLRADDAVTATHRPHHIAIAKGVDLKGMTAEIFGKEAGLSGGKGGHMHIFDAKVNFACSGIIAEGMGPAVGAAVAAKMRGSDAVAVSFIGEGAANQGAFHESLNLAAVWKAPVVFIIEDNSWGISVHKDKSTAVKRNSDRASAYGMPGYFIEKNDPDKIYEVAGEAISRARRGEGPTLIEIETVRLEGHFMGDAEGYRPESEKTALASIDPIPLYRAKLIAEGIAEEALLHSIEAKATAEVDAVFAFARATPLPAPEQAFDCVFMAKPAA